Proteins encoded together in one Ignavibacteriales bacterium window:
- a CDS encoding isoaspartyl peptidase/L-asparaginase produces the protein MKTTTLIILILTTLLFPQPKSKVCLVIHGGAGTITKASMPTEEEEAYKSKLKEALFAGYEILKNNGNSLDAVESAIKILEDSPLFNAGKGAVFNSKGKNELDAAIMDGSNLKAGAVAGVLKVKNPISLARLVMEKSTQVLLTGDGAEEFAISQGIELVPEDYFFTEKRWQQLQKAREGEKKDSIPKFNNINADFKFGTVGAVALDKSGNLAAGTSTGGMTNKKYGRVGDSPIIGAGTYANNKTCAISCTGHGEFFIRNVVASDISARMEYSHSSLKDAAEEVINKKLVELGAKGGLIALDKNGNFVMPFNTEGMYRGFIKDDGTWEVKIYRE, from the coding sequence ATGAAAACAACAACACTAATCATTCTTATTTTAACCACTCTTCTTTTTCCCCAACCAAAATCTAAAGTTTGTCTCGTAATTCATGGTGGGGCGGGAACGATTACCAAAGCCAGTATGCCCACTGAAGAGGAAGAAGCATACAAAAGCAAATTGAAAGAAGCGCTCTTTGCCGGATACGAAATTCTGAAAAACAACGGTAATAGTTTGGATGCGGTTGAATCAGCAATAAAAATTCTCGAGGATTCGCCATTGTTTAATGCAGGAAAGGGCGCCGTATTCAACAGTAAAGGAAAGAATGAACTTGATGCCGCAATTATGGATGGAAGCAATCTGAAAGCCGGTGCAGTGGCTGGAGTTCTTAAGGTTAAAAATCCAATTAGCCTTGCCAGATTGGTAATGGAAAAATCAACACAAGTTTTACTAACTGGCGATGGTGCAGAAGAGTTTGCCATTTCGCAGGGAATTGAATTAGTGCCGGAAGATTATTTCTTCACAGAAAAAAGATGGCAGCAATTGCAGAAGGCAAGAGAAGGTGAAAAGAAAGATTCTATTCCAAAGTTTAATAACATAAATGCTGATTTTAAGTTCGGCACTGTTGGTGCGGTTGCTTTGGATAAATCTGGAAATCTTGCGGCAGGAACTTCAACTGGAGGGATGACAAATAAAAAATATGGACGAGTTGGAGATTCGCCAATAATTGGCGCCGGCACTTATGCTAACAATAAAACCTGCGCAATCTCCTGTACCGGTCACGGCGAGTTCTTCATACGCAATGTGGTTGCATCTGATATTTCTGCCAGGATGGAATACAGCCATTCATCACTTAAAGATGCCGCGGAAGAAGTGATAAATAAAAAATTGGTTGAACTTGGAGCAAAAGGCGGATTGATAGCGTTAGACAAAAATGGTAACTTTGTTATGCCGTTTAACACCGAAGGAATGTACCGCGGATTTATTAAAGATGATGGTACCTGGGAAGTAAAAATTTACAGGGAATAA